The Reinekea forsetii genome contains the following window.
AAGCCAACACCAGCGACAACAGCGCCAGTTCAATGGTTAGAATTGCGCCACCGAAAATACCGGGGCCATAACCTTGAAAGTCAAACATCAATGGTTCTCTCTATAGCGCTCTGCAGACATGAGTATTCCGCTCTGTATTGACTGTTTAGGATCAACAATTAATAGAGAGCGTAACAAAACTGAATAGATTGGGGCTGTAAAAACAGCGCCCCGCGACCTGCTCGTGCAGGAAGGGGGCACAGTCGCTATTACATTTTGATGCTATAGCTGAAATAACGGTACATTATTTCGTCATAGGTACCATCTTGCTTGAGCTTATCCAGTGCCTTGGCAACGGCTGCTTGCAGATCGACATCACGCTTACGGAACGCAGCACCGGCGCCTTCACCGAAGATGCGCACCGGATCTTTCATCATTTCGCCCACCTGAACCACATCAGAACCTTCACCGAGCATTTCCATGCCCACTGGCGCGTCGATAAACATCGCGTCCAAACGGCCGCCTTTGATATCGACGATCATGTCGTCGGCCGTGGTGTAACGGACCACTTCGGCGTCGGTAACAAATTCAGTCACGTAGGTGTCTTGCACTGTTGCACGCTGCACACCGACACGCTTACCGGCTGAGTTGGTTGGGTCAAAGTTGGTCGATGAGAAGAAGGCCGACGGTGTGGTGTAATAGCCCGGCGTAAACAGGACGCGCTTCTGGCGCTCGGCGTTGATCGACATAGAAGAGAAGATCATGTCGTATTTACGGGCTAGCAGGCCAGGAATAATGCCGTCCCATGCTTGGATAATCCAATCACATGCCTTACCGGTCACTTCCATACAGACCTTGTCGCCCAGCTCAATTTCAAAACCGGTCAGGCTGCCGTCCGGTGCCTTATATTCAAACGGTGGATAAGGCGCATCGACACCGACTCGAATGGAGTCCCAATCTTTTGCGTCAACGGCTGAAACAACAGCCAATACAGTTGCCAGGGCTAAAAGCGTTTTTTTCATTGTGTGTGCTCCGTCATTATGTGTCTGAGTCGAGCCTTAGGGCTCTGTTCTTTTTTGTGTAAACCGGATAGATCGGGGTACTGCATCGGCCTGGCCAAAAGAGGCCAGACCTTCTTTTTTTCACTCTACCACTAACCGCTAGTATTTGGGTGAAAGAAACTGTTTCATACGCTCGGAACTGGGGTTGGCAAAGACGTCTTGCGGGTTACCCTGCTCCTCGATACGCCCCTCATGCAGATAGACTACATGGTTGGAGACGTCCCGAGCGAAGGACATCTCATGGGTCACGACGATCATGGTACGGCCTTCTTCAGCTAGGCCGCGCATCACCTTGAGGACTTCACCGACCAATTCTGGGTCGAGTGCCGAGGTCGGCTCATCGAACAACATAACCGTTGGGTTCATCGCCAAGGCGCGGGCGATGGCGGCACGTTGTTGCTGGCCACCAGACAGATGGGCGGGATAATAGTCCCGGCGATCGAATAGACCGACTCGGTTTAAGTGCTCCTCCGCCCGCTCAATAGCCTCGGCCTTGCTGATGCCGAGAACATTGATCGGCGCTTCAATAATATTTTCCATCACGGTCATATGCGACCAGAGGTTAAAGCTTTGGAACACCATGGCCAGCCGAGCCCGAATCTGCTCGACTTGGCGAATATTGGCCGGCACACGCAATCCGCGCTTATCGGTTTTGAACTCGATCGTCTCGCCGTGTACCTGAATATCGCCCGACGTGGGCACTTCGAGTAGATTGATGCAGCGCAAAAAGGTCGACTTACCCGAGCCCGAAGAGCCTATCAGTGAGATCACGTCCCCTTTGTGAGCGCGCATCGAGATACCCTTAAGCACCTCATGGTCACCGAACTGTTTGTGGATGTCGGTCGTCACTAACGCCGGGGCGTCTACTGCCATGGGGCTTTCCTCTTTATGCCTAAGATCAGCCCGGGTAAGGGAAACTTAGTCTTTAGGGCTGTTATTGTTTTTCTATCAGTCATTCTGACCAATCTTAGCATGAATTGTAAACCACAATATCACCCGGCATTTTTGCCTGTGCGACATCTGATGCTGTTGTTTAGGTCATTTGAGCTCGGCACCATGAACCCTGCAACGGTTCCCCGTGCCACGTCATAACGATACGCAGGGGTATAAAAAAGCTGCGCGCTTGGACAAAATATTCAGTTGGATCCATTTCACATCTTGCCCTCCGGATTCGCCTGCACTATTGTGTTCGCACTCAGCCGGCAAACTGCAATACAGTCTTGCCAAATAAAAAAAGAGGCGCGTATCACGCTTTTACGCAAGCCTTAAACTCAATGATGTCGCTTCTGCATAAATTGCAGACGACTCAAAGGAGCACTCTACTGATGAACAAAAGCATATCTCTATTCGCCACCGCAACCCTAGCTGCGACCCTTGCAGCTGGCGCTATGGCCGCACCGAAAACCTTTGTGTATTGCTCTGAGGCGAGCCCCGAAGGTTTCAACCCGGCATTTTACTCCTCCGGCACCACCTTTGATGCCTCCGCAAAAACCTTATTCAACCGTCTGGTAGAGTTCGAGCGGGGCGCCACCAATATCGTGCCGGGCCTGGCCGAGAGCTGGACCGTGTCAGACGATGGCAAAACCTATACCTTTAATCTGCGCAAGGGTGTGAAATTCCACCAACGCAATGATTTCCGTGCCTCGCGTGACTTTAACGCCGACGACGTGCTGTTCAGCATCAACCGTCAGCTGAAGGAGAGCCACCCGTACCATGCTGTCAGCGGTAAGTCATATGCCTACTTCGGCTACATGGATATGGCCAACATCATCGCCTCGGTCGAAAAACTGAATGACTATTCAGTGCGCTTTAATCTGAATTCAGCCGATGCAACCTTCCTGGCCAACATGGCGATGGATTTTGCGTCCATTAACTCGTCTGAATACGCCGATGCCATGATGTCAGCCGGAACACCTGAACAGTTCGATAAGACGCCCATCGGCACTGGCCCGTTCATCCTGGCGCAGTATAAGAAAGATTCGGTCATCCGGTATGTTGCCCACAACGCCTATTGGGAAGGTAAGTCTGCTCTGGATCGCCTGGTGTTCTCCATCACCCCAGACGCCAGCGTACGCTATGCCAAGTTGCAGAAAGGCGAGTGTCATATGATGCCGTACCCGAATCCGGCTGACGTAGCGGCGATGAAGCAAGACAGCGACATCACGGTATTGGAGTCCAATGGTCTTAACGTCGGTTACTTGGCGTTTAACGTCCAAAAAGCCCCATTCGACAACCAATTAGTGCGTCAGGCATTGAACATGGCAACTAACAAAGAAGCCATCTTAGAAGCGGTTTATCAGGGTGCCGGTGCGGTTGCCAAGAACCCAATTCCACCAACTATGTGGTCTTACAACGACAACGTTGTTGACTACGCTTACGATCCATTAGAGGCCAAGGCTTTGTTAAGCGAAGCGGGCTTCCCGAACGGTTTTGAAACCGACATTTGGGCTATGCCAGTGCAGCGTCCATACAATCCGAATGCCCGTCGAATGGCGGAAATGATGCAGGAAGATTGGGCCAAAATCGGTGTGACGGCTAATATCGTCTCATACGAATGGGCTGAGTACCTAGAGCGCACTAAGAAGGGTGAGCACCAGACGGCCATGTTGGGCTGGACGGGCGACAATGGTGATCCGGATAACTTCCTTTATGTACTCTTAGGCTGTGATTCCGGCGGTGGTAACATCGCGTCCTGGTGCAACCAGGAATTCCAGGGTTTGATCGAAGAAGCCAAGGTCACTGCAGACATCGCTGTCCGCACCTCGCTCTATGAAGAAGCTCAGGTTATCTTCAAGGAAGACGCGCCATGGATCACTGTTGCCCACTCGGTGGTATTTGAACCGATGCGCAAAGAAGTCACCGGTTACAAGATGAGCCCATTCGGTGCTCACGATTTCTACAGTGTTGATCTAGCCGAGTAACCATCCGGCTTTGCTCTATAGCAAACTAAACGGCGCCTGCAGACTGTCTGCCGGCGTCGTCTTTTTTCCGTTCAGGATCTCTCATGTTTCAATTTATTCTCCGTCGCTTGACCATGGTCATTCCAACCTTTGTTGGCGTCTCCATACTCACTTTTTCGCTTATCCACATGATTCCAGGCAATCCCGTTACGGTAATGGGTGGCGAACGTGGATTTTCGGCTGAACAGACCGCCGAGATCACCGCCATGCTGGGCTTGGATAAGCCGCTTTGGCAACAGTATTTTGTCTACGTTGGCAATGTCTTGCAGGGTAATTTAGGCACTTCCTTTATCACCCGCGAACCGGTCTTGGATGAGTTTTTAACCCTCTTCCCGGCCACAATCGAACTATCATTCTTTGCCGCCCTATTTGCCCTATCGATCGGCTTGCCGCTGGGCATTATCGCAGCCACCAAACGCGGCAGTTTCTTCGATCACAGCGTAATGACCATCTCATTGACCGGCTATTCGATGCCGATCTTTTGGTGGGGCCTGCTGTTAATACTCTTGGTCTCGATCAACCTCGACCTGACCCCTGTCGCGGGTCGCATCGATGTGCTCTATTGGGTCGATGAGGTGACCGGTTTTATGCTGATCGACGCTTGGTTGTCGGGTGAAGCAGGCGCGGTGAAATCTGCCGCAGCGCACCTGGTGCTGCCCAGTATCGTCTTGGGCACCATCCCGATGGCGGTGATCGCTCGGATGACCCGATCCTCCATGCTCGAAGTGCTCGGCGAGGACTATATTCGCACCGCCCGTGCCAAAGGCCTGTCGCCCTTTCGGGTCACCATGAAGCACGCCTTGCGCAATGCCTTGATTCCGGTCGTGACCGTGATCGGGCTGCAGGTTGGTACCCTGCTCAGTGGTGCCATCCTAACCGAGACCATCTTTGCCTGGCCCGGCATCGGCAAATGGTTAATCGAGGCGATCGGCCGGCGCGACTATCCAGTGGTTCAAGGCGGTCTGTTGATGATTGCGAGCATCGTGATTGTCGTCAATCTGTTGGTCGACCTGACCTATGGCATCATCAATCCACGTGTACGACACAGCAAATAGGAGTCGTCATGACACAGGCTGATCCAACCACCACAGTCCCACACCAATCGGTATCGACCGCCCCGGCGCCGCGTGCGCCATGGGCCGAGTTCTGGTTCTACTTCAAACAAAATAAGGGCGCCGTGATCGGCTTCGCCTATATCTGCTTTGTGGTCTCGATTGCCCTGCTGGCCGATCTGCTGGCACCGCACTCTTCCACCGAACAGTTTCGCGACTTTATTCTTACCCCGCCGGCCTTTTCCGACGGCGGCCAGATGCAATTTCTGCTCGGCACCGATGGGGTTGGGCGCGATATATTGTCTCGGCTAATGCACGGCGCTCGTCTCTCGCTCTTTATCGGCCTGGTGATTGTCAGCATCTCACTGGTACTCGGCATCTGCTTTGGCCTCATCGCGGGTTACTTCGGCGGCCTGCTCGATACCACTATTATGCGCCTGAGCGATATACTGCAATCCTTGCCGGCCCTGCTGCTGGCGATTGCGGTGGTAGCGGTACTCGGACCGAGCATCGTCAATGCTGCTCTGGCCTTGTCCTTGGTCTATTTACCGCACTATGTCCGCCTGACCCGGGCGTCGGTCTTGGCCGAGCGGCATCGCGACTATGTCGTCGCCTCCAGCGTCGCCGGCGCCAGTGCATGGCGTCTGATGTTTATTACCATCCTACCCAATTGCTTGGCCCCGCTGATCGTGCAGGCCACCCTAGGCTTTTCCAATGCCATCTTGGATATGGCCGCACTCGGTTTTCTCGGCCTGGGCGCCCAACCGCCGCTACCGGAATGGGGCACTATGCTCGCCACCGCGCGGGAATTTATTCAGAGTGCTTGGTGGGTGGTGACCTTCCCAGGCTTGGCCATCCTGACCACGGTGTTGGCCTTTAATCTAATGGGTGATGGCTTGCGTGATGCCCTCGACCCCAAACTGAAACAATAGGCTGCCGTATGAGTTTGTTATCTGTACAAGAATTATCGGTTACCTTCGGCACCAAAGAGCGCCCCTTTCGGGCCGTCGATCGACTCAGTTACACCGTGGAAGCGGGCGAAGTGCTGGGTATTGTTGGCGAGTCTGGCTCGGGCAAGTCGGTTAGCTCTTTAGCGCTGATGGGTCTGATCGACTTCCCCGGCAAGGTGTCGGCGCAACAGCTTGAGTTTGAAGGCCAAGATTTGAGCGCGATGTCCGATCGGGCCCGACGCAAGATAACCGGCGATCAGATCGCGATGATCTTTCAGGACCCGATGACCGCGCTCAACCCCTGTTTTACCGTCGGCAACCAAATTATGGAAGCCATCGCAGTACACCAGGGTGGCTCTAAGAAGGAACGTCGGCTCAAGACCATCGAATTGCTGCGCCAGGTCGGCATACCGGCGCCGGAATCGCGCATTGGCTCCTATCCGCATCAGCTCTCAGGTGGCATGAGTCAACGCGTTATGATTGCCATGGCGATCGCCTGCGATCCCAAGCTGTTGATCGCCGATGAACCGACCACGGCGCTCGATGTTACCATTCAGGCCCAAATCATCGACCTGTTGCTCGAACTGCAGCGCAAAAAAAATATGGGTCTGATCCTGATTACCCACGATCTGGCGCTGGTCGCCGAATCGGCCGATCGCGTGGTGGTACTCTACGCTGGCCAAGTGGTGGAGATGGGGCCAGCCAGTGAGGTGTTTCGCAATCCGCAACATCCTTACACCGAAGCGCTGATGAAATCGTTGCCCGAATCCGGCAAAGGCCAGGCCCGGCTCAATGCCTTGGCGGGCGTCGTGCCCGGTGCGAATGATCGACCCAATGGCTGCCTATTAA
Protein-coding sequences here:
- a CDS encoding transporter substrate-binding domain-containing protein, which codes for MKKTLLALATVLAVVSAVDAKDWDSIRVGVDAPYPPFEYKAPDGSLTGFEIELGDKVCMEVTGKACDWIIQAWDGIIPGLLARKYDMIFSSMSINAERQKRVLFTPGYYTTPSAFFSSTNFDPTNSAGKRVGVQRATVQDTYVTEFVTDAEVVRYTTADDMIVDIKGGRLDAMFIDAPVGMEMLGEGSDVVQVGEMMKDPVRIFGEGAGAAFRKRDVDLQAAVAKALDKLKQDGTYDEIMYRYFSYSIKM
- a CDS encoding ABC transporter ATP-binding protein, which codes for MAVDAPALVTTDIHKQFGDHEVLKGISMRAHKGDVISLIGSSGSGKSTFLRCINLLEVPTSGDIQVHGETIEFKTDKRGLRVPANIRQVEQIRARLAMVFQSFNLWSHMTVMENIIEAPINVLGISKAEAIERAEEHLNRVGLFDRRDYYPAHLSGGQQQRAAIARALAMNPTVMLFDEPTSALDPELVGEVLKVMRGLAEEGRTMIVVTHEMSFARDVSNHVVYLHEGRIEEQGNPQDVFANPSSERMKQFLSPKY
- a CDS encoding ABC transporter substrate-binding protein, with product MNKSISLFATATLAATLAAGAMAAPKTFVYCSEASPEGFNPAFYSSGTTFDASAKTLFNRLVEFERGATNIVPGLAESWTVSDDGKTYTFNLRKGVKFHQRNDFRASRDFNADDVLFSINRQLKESHPYHAVSGKSYAYFGYMDMANIIASVEKLNDYSVRFNLNSADATFLANMAMDFASINSSEYADAMMSAGTPEQFDKTPIGTGPFILAQYKKDSVIRYVAHNAYWEGKSALDRLVFSITPDASVRYAKLQKGECHMMPYPNPADVAAMKQDSDITVLESNGLNVGYLAFNVQKAPFDNQLVRQALNMATNKEAILEAVYQGAGAVAKNPIPPTMWSYNDNVVDYAYDPLEAKALLSEAGFPNGFETDIWAMPVQRPYNPNARRMAEMMQEDWAKIGVTANIVSYEWAEYLERTKKGEHQTAMLGWTGDNGDPDNFLYVLLGCDSGGGNIASWCNQEFQGLIEEAKVTADIAVRTSLYEEAQVIFKEDAPWITVAHSVVFEPMRKEVTGYKMSPFGAHDFYSVDLAE
- a CDS encoding ABC transporter permease subunit, producing the protein MFQFILRRLTMVIPTFVGVSILTFSLIHMIPGNPVTVMGGERGFSAEQTAEITAMLGLDKPLWQQYFVYVGNVLQGNLGTSFITREPVLDEFLTLFPATIELSFFAALFALSIGLPLGIIAATKRGSFFDHSVMTISLTGYSMPIFWWGLLLILLVSINLDLTPVAGRIDVLYWVDEVTGFMLIDAWLSGEAGAVKSAAAHLVLPSIVLGTIPMAVIARMTRSSMLEVLGEDYIRTARAKGLSPFRVTMKHALRNALIPVVTVIGLQVGTLLSGAILTETIFAWPGIGKWLIEAIGRRDYPVVQGGLLMIASIVIVVNLLVDLTYGIINPRVRHSK
- the dppC gene encoding dipeptide ABC transporter permease DppC, whose amino-acid sequence is MTQADPTTTVPHQSVSTAPAPRAPWAEFWFYFKQNKGAVIGFAYICFVVSIALLADLLAPHSSTEQFRDFILTPPAFSDGGQMQFLLGTDGVGRDILSRLMHGARLSLFIGLVIVSISLVLGICFGLIAGYFGGLLDTTIMRLSDILQSLPALLLAIAVVAVLGPSIVNAALALSLVYLPHYVRLTRASVLAERHRDYVVASSVAGASAWRLMFITILPNCLAPLIVQATLGFSNAILDMAALGFLGLGAQPPLPEWGTMLATAREFIQSAWWVVTFPGLAILTTVLAFNLMGDGLRDALDPKLKQ
- the dppD gene encoding dipeptide ABC transporter ATP-binding protein, with translation MSLLSVQELSVTFGTKERPFRAVDRLSYTVEAGEVLGIVGESGSGKSVSSLALMGLIDFPGKVSAQQLEFEGQDLSAMSDRARRKITGDQIAMIFQDPMTALNPCFTVGNQIMEAIAVHQGGSKKERRLKTIELLRQVGIPAPESRIGSYPHQLSGGMSQRVMIAMAIACDPKLLIADEPTTALDVTIQAQIIDLLLELQRKKNMGLILITHDLALVAESADRVVVLYAGQVVEMGPASEVFRNPQHPYTEALMKSLPESGKGQARLNALAGVVPGANDRPNGCLLNPRCPYAMDRCRTEEPELITSQNHAVRCFIPLGATPEVAQ